In Setaria italica strain Yugu1 chromosome IX, Setaria_italica_v2.0, whole genome shotgun sequence, the genomic stretch ATAGATGATAATAGAGATCTAGATCTTTCTATAGATAGATCCTTTGGTACGTTATTTGAATCCTTTCGATGCAGGAACCATAGCTTGGACTAATAATCCCTCTCTCTCCTTAGGGAAGCAATGCTGCAGAAAAAGAAGATTTGTTGTAATGTACCCCCATAGGAAGCAACAATAGAAACAGACCTTTGATAGGACGTGATCTAGCACTACTGACATATTAGCATTGCCCTTCGACGTATACAAGTTCTGAAAGAAATCCCGTGTCATAGCTTGCATCTTCTCACAATCCTCACTGACAGACCTGTCCCCCTAGGGGGCTATAAAAAGGGCTATAGGGCCACTTATACAAAAGCAATCAACATGCATGTTAGAGAAGTGCCTCtacttatttatttttattttattttattttctaaattcCCTCTACCCCTACCGTACTCCAACTTGGTAGTTTCCACCACCTATCCAGGGTTGAGCCCTGGGGCAACAAAACATGTCCTTAACGGGATGGTACTGACTTTCATAAAGGTGCTGCATGGCTGTCGTCAGCTCTTGTCGATCCGTTTCTGACATGCTATAGTTCTTTTAGTCTCTCGACGACGGGAATGGGAGATGACCAGTAAGCCAGATGCTTCGCGAACCACCGGTACATTTTGTTGCACCAAAAATATCTAAACCAAATCCACAAACCTAGAGTTTTCCTCACCAAGATGCTCTCTAAGAAAATTACCCAGTAGGTGGTCGCAGGCTAATCATTCAGATGCTGAAAACTTGAGGAAAGACTGTTTCTAATTCCGGTGGAGCCAAACATGCCAACATTGAAAACTAATTCCAATTCCACCCAATTCCAACTAAACAAATGGGCCCTTAGTTCATTTTACACAATCACTTCACAAAATCACCAAAGAATCACTTTCtttgaaaaactgtttggcagagctcaaCAAAGAATCAActctgggagctctgccaaataggACCTAGAGTCTGAAACATCTAACTCTTGATCTTCGCTGCTCAAAATGGATTATGatcttgtttctttttcttcaacgaCTGCGCATTGCTGTTTTCATGTTTGATTTCGGTAGAAGTGGACTCAATGAGATCTatgtattattttattttcaagCAGAATGCCAATACGCCGATTTAATTCACTTCGCTTGTCCGATTTAATTCACTTCGCTTGTTTCGTACAAGCTGTCTTTGCTTTTAGAGATTACTGTATGCACTAACATTGACCGTACCAAGAGAAGGACCATATCCGGCTATCCACAGCTTAAGATGTTATAAAATGTGATCTGaaaggtacagccttcgggAGTACCTATTTATGTGAGGTCCTGGTTCACACCCCGCTAGTTGAACCTAGAATCCATCCAAGGGGTCACAGTGGGCAACAGATTTTTTGGAACAAGACCTTCGCATAGTCCTAGGTGTAGTCGGCACGGGCTGACTCAGAGACCCTGGCGCAGAGGCCCCATTTATTTGCTTGTGCACACTTTTTCGAGAGGATATTCGCATAGAGGATGATAGTCTCCCCTATTTAGACCCCAGTATATCTGTGGATGGGCTTAGGGGATATTGTCTAGAGATTACCAGCGGATATAGATCTTATAGGTCAGTACCACCTAGTGCAAAGGTATGGGCTAGCCGAGACTCATGGTCATGAGCCCACATAGTCAAAGTTCCCGTTGATTAGAGAATCATGTGTTCTATAACTTGAGTGCTTGTGAGATAGGGCCGAGGCTCTAAGAGAGTAATTTTGGAACAAGGTGTAAGCAGGGCCAGAGGGACCCAATTAGTCTCTAGGGCCCCCTCTAGGGCCAACAACTCAATGAAAGtgcttcctttcttttctttttccaaaattCACCTTACCATGCATAAAATAGACTTCTAGGTAAAACAAACCACATATCCTTTTTTGATCACCCTTGCATTTTCTATAATTTCAACGctaggatttgctgagtaccatgCATAAGTGTACTCAGACTTGCTTTCATTGTGCAGGTTTAAGAACTATGGTGCTCTAACTTCATTCTCCTTGTGGAATGGGTAACCACACCACTCTCCGCCATGTCAAGGTGAAAgctattttctataattttctgCGTCTTTTATTGTTTTGACACTAAACTGTAGTGAGGACTGTATCAGCTACTAATCCAGGGACTGATACAGGTAATCAGCAAGTTTTCCGAAAGGAAGACGCCACACCTGCAGCGTGTGCACCGCCAACGCCTGAGGCTGGAGGTGAACACCACACCCTGCCATTGGCGTTGAGCACATGAGGCCGTGTGAGTTGAATTTGAGATGCTCTAGCTTCGATTCGTTATTTTAGTGCAGCTTTGTTTTTCTCGGATGAGACTTGAGAGGATCAATTTATGAGGGAGCATGATTCATTATCTGCTAGCCTTCATTTGAGATGATTTTGTGCCAGCAGATCTCACGCATGGAGACAAAGGGGAAGCCAATGGTAGATGTGCTCATCGTTGACCTTTGAGCCCATGTCCTCCAAGGATCTTGTTATCACTGGCGGCGGGCCTTCACGAGCTATTTTGTGGAGGGCCTCGACGTGTTGCCAGATCATGGAGGAAAACGAGGTGCTCCAGCTTCAACTCTGACATCTTCAGTGTACTCGAGGGGCGCTCATGAGCATCTTCATCACGGTGTCGATGTCGGCCGACCAGGGATGACAGTGGAAACAAATGGAGTGCTACATATATGTAACGTGCAATTTTTGGATGTTAAATATCTAAGACTAGTTCTTTTGATGGTAAATAGCTAAAGATATGTTCTTTTAATAGTAGATATCTGTTGATGCAAATTTAGGATCAACACAGGAAAGTACTCGAACGTGCAGCCCACAAAGACGCTCCTTGTTGCGTCGATGTggaggccggtcagaccggtatgGTAGGCCGATCACACTGGTCTCGCTGAGGAGCCCAACGAGAATCCAACGAACGCCCACCCGGGAGGGACCCCATCAGAGCAGACGCACCTTGAGTTGCCCTAGGCTCGGCAGGCTAGCTAGGGTGCCTCCTCATGCCATGGAGACAGGAGAAGAGCAGCACATGGGTTGGAAAAGTGgggaaaagaggaagaaaggtaAAAACATAAAAAGATAAATTTGATAGATTTGAGGGatgccctcaatcggccgtggccctttatattcaTAGGGAGGGAAGGTCTTACTCCTAATGGAGTCGAAACCCTAATAACTCTCATgccaaaatacaactcctactcAGACTCTACAGACCCAAACTGGTCTGACCTATTTTCTCAGGGGCAGATCTTCCCAAggccataactctctcatccgaacttcaaatcggacgttctatatataaattttgatctactcaatgagagctacacaatggtaaagtccaatttgcatttaGAGGAATTTGAACAAACCGTTCTGACCAGTTGGAAGACCGATTCAGAGACCTGCTCGTCTAGATCTGCCAATTTTCACCGGCAACACATGCTCCCCTATTTTATGGCAAATCTTGCATACCAGAAAACATTCTCAATGATCAAAATTATCTAAATACAATGATAAACAACACATCACCCATATACATGATTCCTAAACTTATTATGCATACCAATGTAGCTGAAATAAAATCTTAGCAAGTACAACATGTATGAAACTACTATTTCAACTTTTGAGCATCTCAGCATATCTAATAGTAGAAATCTTGATGCGGCCATGTCGGCCAAACATATAAGTTATGCCCTTGGTAAAGCATGAGCATAATGTTGATAATTATAAAATGAAGACCAAGTATTATACCAAAACCATGGATTGTAATTATATATACCGAATATGCATCGACGGAATAAATGATGAAGACCAATATGATGACCATTGATGCTTCTTTTCTCTTGGTGATGAAGAACTCCTCCTTTAATCTCCTAACCGATTGTTTTGCTTTTGCTCAGCTATCTTCTGATATTTATGTAGCATTTCTTCAAAGCTGGCTTCTTCCTCATCACCTTGCTTCTTGTTCTAAAATTTTCAGTTTTGCCAGAATTTCTAGCaacaccggtcagaccggttttcCTGAAACCAGTTACTTCGATGTCATCTTGCGCCCCAACCGAACTTGATTGTTGTTCAGCTATATTGTTTGAAACATTCTCATCGTTGGGGGCAATTTGATCAACAGAACTAGCCGATGTATCTTCAATAGTTGGCTTTATCTTATCTAGTGTCAAATCTGAATTTTTGTTCAAACGTCCAGCTCTCTTGACACGATAAACCTGCTTGATCACCTTATGCTTCTCTTTATGCATAGATCGATTCCTTTTATCAAAACGGTCATTATGTACAGGTGGTGGTTCATTAATTACTGGCTCCCTATAGGTGATGTAATCTAAACACAAATATTTAGGAAGAGACGACATATATGAATTATGAGACTATGGAGGACAAGAATAATGCATATTAAAATAAGCTTCCATGGCACATGTAAAGGTGATCCATATGATGGAAACAATATTGATATGTGAGAATTACTCCATTGCTGATTCTGGTCATGGAACTTCTATTTTGGAATAGATTTTGAATGTTTGGAATTTTTAGGCCAACTAGCATCATTGACATCTTTTTGTCTTTGGGACTTAGCTGGAAGCTTTGTATTCGTCTTCAGCTTTTCCTTTTGACGCTTGCTACTGCCTTTGGATTCAATGGTTTTCTAAACACCAATCTCGGACTTGTTGGTTTAACCATATTTaattttgatttattttgtgAAACCCTAGAAGAAACGTTTAGACCGGTTTCGGCACAACCGGCACCTTCGCCTTTGTTTTGTTGCCCCCCGATCATGGAAGTACTAGATACAGCTTTTATGCTCTTGCTAGAGGATTTTGGGTCAACAATTTCGACTTGAGATGGGCGAACTTTATCTTGACAAATAACATCACAAGTTGGCGAATTTTTGCAAGGATTAGGCATAACAATAGCTGGCTTTTCAGTAACCAACTCTTGATTAGCAGGAATCAAATCTACACTATTTTTTATATTAATTAAGTCATCCACAAATCTAAACAAACCACTTATAAGACTAGCTGTGAACTTACTATGCTTTAGTAGATCGTACATCCTCAACTCGTTTATGATAGATATCTTCATCATGATGACGCCTAGTTCTGCTACTTGATAACAGTGAGGAAACAATATCTCATTGACGCCCTTGAGTAGTTCTTAGATAATCCTTCTAGTGCCATCATATTGCTGGAGTTTGATGGATCAGCCATGATAGCCAGATTCTCATTCCCCAGCGGAGTcgtcaaaatgtgttgacgcaaattTAGGGCTAACACACGAAAGCACTCGAACGTGCAACCCGCAAAGACACTCCTTGCTGCGTCGATGTGGAGGCCGGTCAAACTGGTCTCGCtggggagcgcggcgaggatcCAACGAACGCCCGCCTGGGAGGGACCCTGTCAGGGCAAGCGCACCTTGGGTTGCCCTAGGCTCGGCAGGTCAGCTAGGACGCCTCCTCATGCCATGAAGACAAGAGAAGAACAACACATGGGCTGGAAAGTAGAGTAAAGAGGAAGAAAggtaaaaagataaaagataaaTTTGATAGATTCGATAGGAACTCTCAATCGGCcgtgaccctttatatttacaGGGAGGAGAGATCTGGCTCCTAATGAAGTTGAAACACTAACAAATCTCGTGTCAAAATACGACTCCTACTCGAACTTTACAGAACCAGAACCAAACCGGTTTTATATGaattttgatctactcgatTAGAGCTATGTAAcagtgaagtccaatttgcatttgAAGAACTTTGACCAAACCGATCTGAGCCGGTTGGAAGATCGGTTCAGATACATTCGTGCAAATCTGCCAATTGACCATCAACACTATCCAACTTTGCCGTTAAGAAAATCAATCATTAAGTGCAATCGGTGCGCAGCTGTTCTCTGTCTCTCGAGAAATTTCAAGCCTGTCTCTGGGTCTCGTCCTCTCGGGCACACTCCATAGTCCGGATCGCATGGACTGGTCAACCCTCCCCGCCGATCtggtccgcctcgtcgccggccaccttCACGACCCGCTCGacttcctccacctccgcgcGGTCTGCCGCTCCTGGCGCTCCGCCGCTGCATCCAcgccccctccccccttcctcccctggctcctcgcccgcccgaccgcccaccccacctcctccctttccttcttttccctcgcctccggcgccgcccgtTCCGTCCCCGCCCCCTCGTCCTCCCACCGCCTCCTCGGCCCCACCCGCTCTCACCTCCTCTTCTCCGACACctcccaccgcctcctcctcctcaacccccTCACCGGCGCTCGGCTCCCCCTCCCCGACTCCCCTTTCCCCACCTCCAGCCCCGTCATCCAGGGCTACCACATTCCCACCGCCGCCGATGGCGACTCTCCGGCTCCGGTGGTGCTGTACAGCGCCAGGAAGCTTTTCTTCCACTTCGATTTCATGGCTGGGGGTGAACCGACAACGAAGCCTGTGGATAGGGATGGTTGGACGGAGGTGCCGGTGCAGGACCTCGTCGCCGAGAACATGTACCACGACGGGAAGCTATTCGTGTGCGACGACCGCGGCCAAGTCACTATCTTCGACGCGTCCACGCTGGCCGTGGTcggcgccgtgccgccgccgccgccacctgcagcGCCTCCGCGCAGGGACGCCTTCAAGTGCACGGCCTTGGTGCCGTCCGGGCATGAGTTGCTGTGCGTGATCCGGTACTTCGCCAGGGACGGGCATGGAGAGTTGCTGGAGGATTGCGGCGCTGGGTTGGAGGTGTACCGTCTGGAGATGGAGATTGAGAAAGAGGACCAGTTGCCACAGTGGCGGTGGATTCGGCTGAGGAGCATTGGTGATAGGATGTTGTTTATTGGGCTGTTCCAGGGGTTCTCGTTCAGCACAGCCGATTTCCCTGGGTTTAAGGGGGATTGCATCTATTTCTTCAAGATGGAGAGGGTCAAGAGGTCTTGCATCTACAGGTTTAGCATGGAGGATGGCCGCACCGAGGAGCTGCCTGGCCCATGGATGCATGCTTGCACTTGGTTTGTGCCGAGCTTGTCTTAGCACTTTCTATGGATGAACGAGGTAAGCTTTCATTACCTGTACAATGTGCTTGAAGGCTGATCCTTGTTTGCTTGAGTAAGGAATAAATGTTAATCTTCAATGCAATGTTGTGAAACCATTGCCCATGCATGCTGCTGTGTGCTGGCACACATACAATTGTTTGGTGAAGCAGAGATGGTTAAAAAAATGTGTTGAGTGATAGGCGAATGTGAATCAAAAGATCGAATAGCCTGTTGATTGGTTGTGTACATTTCAAATAAGATATGGACAGTTTCTCTGGGGTTTTAGTTCATCCAGTACTGTAATAAAATAAACCTACTAAAGTCTGGCACGTAAGTTGTAAGGTTTTGTAAGGCTTCAGCCTTATACAATTTTTTTCTACTTTAATGAAATGATAAACAGTGTTTTTGTTTACTTGAGAAATATGCCTTTAATTACTTTTGTTCTTGCTTAATATTGCTGCAATATTATCGAGCTATGGCAAGTCCTTCAATTTTCTTTACTGGGTGTGCAAGGAATTGTCACTCATTAGATGTTCCTATACTCTTCCTGCTGACATATCATATGAGAATTTGTCGTTACTTAGCTGTTGGTTATTTAGTGTCGTTAGAaaatattctttttttccttagtGCTAATAGAAACTACTATCCTTTAGTGCTTTAGAAAATACTACCATTTTGATAAAATATCCCATTAATATCATGTTGAGTTAACCCAGAATTATGATGTGACATTAGTTGAATTTAAGATTTATAAATaatgcataattttttttctgtaTGAACCCTGTTGCTTCATGCTAGGTTTGTGCAAGTAGAATCACAAATCCTGTTGCTTCTTATCTTGTAATCAGTTAAAGACATGAAGTTATCTTGTGACATGTATTGTATCACTTGTTATTAAACAATGCCATTTTTTTATCTTAAATTGTGTAAGCTTGCTGCAATGATATGACCTGATGTAATATTCAGTTCATGATTCCCACTTAAAGAAGACTATTATTATGTGGCTATTCAAACTGTTTCCATCGAGCTTTCATGACCCAAATTCTGATGTTTTCTTGGTAGATTTAacactgttttcttttttttgttagcCTGAAAATAGATGCACTTCCGAAAGATTTATTTTAGACCCTACTAGTATTTACGTGTTTATTGATTTTCATTGTTATTGTGAAGTGATCTAAACAAAGGTGAATTTTCAGACCTCTTCCAAGCACAGGGAATTTTCATTTATACCAACATTTGAGGGGGCACTTTTCATCAATGCCACCAGGCTAATCAATGACATGTGGGGTCTGGCTCTACATGTCATTGAGACAGCCTTGTGGTATAGATGAAAGTCACCTCAAGTGGTGGTAAAGATGAAAATTTTCCTTAAGAATTTTCAACGAGGCTATCGATTTTTTGTCCCATCTATGTTTTGTAGGAAGGAATCCTTGTTTTCTTCTGTCCCTTTTTTTGGACAGCTAAAGGGAACATTTTATGGTTCCCCTGAAGTGTTTAGCAAGGCTTAGAAATCCTTGAATAGTTGCTAGATTTGGCACCCTAAAACACAAATAAAAGCTGGATAGCAAATAGTTATTCTTGGCCTGGCCCTCCTGCAGTTTTGCCTGGGTTATCCTTCTGTGGAGATTCTGACAGATCTGCAATATTATATTGCACTAGTCAGAATGTCATCAGTCCAAGGTTTGTACAGCTCCTATTGAGCTATCTAATTCATTGTTCATCATCCAAGAAAACCATAGAACGACATATTAGGAGTACAAAATCGTGGAAGAGAAATACGGAAACAGTTGATGCAATTATATGAAGGCTGGAGCTGGCATTTGCAGCACGAGAAGTGGAGGGATGTAGATTGGATGAATATCAATATTGATAGAATCTTTATTGAACAGTCATGGCACAGAAGTCGTTGGATTTGTGGCCCATGGTGAAAAGGAAGGTGAGATATTTCCTATACGGAGCTTTTCTTGATCCTCCCCAACAGAAGTTAAAGCATTGACCTATGAGGAGGGTATCTATTTGGTGGTTCCGCATGTACGTACCGCATTGTTTTTGAGAACTGCAGCAGGTTGGAGCATGATTTCGAGCTGACAAGCTTACATGATACGTCCATCATGGAGATCACCTTGGAGGTTGGAGCACCAAGGAACTGTCGCAGACCTGCCAGAAGGTTAAGGTTCTGCTTTCAAGGTGAGATAATAGCAAAATAGGTACTACATGAGCTCCTAGTGCTATCTGCTTCAGTAAATTCCTTGTGGTACTACTGACCATGAGCTAGTTGATGAGGATTTTTCCCGCAAAATATTTCATGGTCATGATTTTCACATTAACATATATCATTCCCTGTTATCACTAAGCATCCACAGGAAAATCATGCAGAGCAATCACAAAATAGAATTTATCCTGCTTAGTGGCAAACAAAAAAGAAGCTAACATTCATACATGATTTTAACTTTTTCTAGAACTGAAGAAAGCATAAAAAGAATCATTTTGTCAATTTCAGGACATATACTGTGAAAATGCCCTGAAAGTTGCAGATAATGTTTGGAAGATTTCATAAACTCAGTTTAGAATTACAAGATATAGGTGCCATGCCAAATCTTAAGATCAAACTCAAATCAGGTTTTTGAGGTATGAAGTACAAAGAAAACATATACGTTGTCTTGCTTTTCAGCTAATATCTGTTATTTATGTGTCTAAAAAATGCAATTGAGACTTTAGATAGACGTGGTGTTAACATTAGATAGATtaacagatctagtcaatgtcttgataagtgtaattgaacttagacaaggtaacacgaataaGAGGGAATTACAATCAATCTATCTCTACTATAAAAAAAGTAAAGAGGACACAAAAATGCAGTCCGTCGTTAGGTCGTCGGACGATGTCCCTCGCTTCGGATATTTTGAGCCGTCCGCTTCCACTACCCTCCGCGCGGAGCCGTTCATCTGGAAATTCCGTGAGTTGCGGCGCACGcgcttcctcctccgtccgTTTCCCTCCGCACGgatccatccgccgccgccacaactCTCCCTCAGTCGCCCATCGGCATcccgcccctccctttcctcgcctccgcgccgccagaAGCCGCAGCCGGCGTAGCCACTCcctccgtcgcccgtcgccatccACCGTCCCTCCCTTTCCTCACCTCCGCGCCGCTAGAAGCCGCGGCCCCATCCTGAGTCGCCGCATCACCGGCATCGTCGCAAGCGACTCCACCCCTCCCTGAGTCGCGgatccatccgccgccgccacaactCTCCCTTAGTCGCCCATCGCCATcccgcccctccctttcctcgcctCCGTGCCGCCAgaagccgctgctgccgccaacACTTcctccgtcgcccgtcgccatccTGCCGTtgccatccaccgccgccctccctttcctcgcctccgcgccgccagaAGCCGCAGCCAGCGTAGCCACTCcctccgtcgcccgtcgccatccaccgcccctccctttcctcaccTCCGTGCCGCTAGAAGTCGCGGCCCCATCCTGAGTCGCCGCATCGCCGCAAGCGACTCCGCCCCTCCCTGAGTCGCCGGCCGGATCTCCGCAGCACGCCAAAGGCCTTTTATACTTCTTCAGTTCGTCGGGTCTGATCACGGTACTTATTAGTTTCTTTGATTGTCGTGCATCTGAACTTTGTGTGACGTTCATGTTTTGTTTGCAGCAACTCCCAGTTGCCGCCCGCACGTCGTCTCCCTGTCGCCGCATGTCCTGGTAAATCCTGTAGGCCAATCAAGGTGAGGCCATTCTCCTCTTCCATCCAGAACATGTGAATTCATTTGCCTTGTGTTCAaatgcagaggttgtacacatATATTAGATGAGAGCCGCTTGATGACTCCGGTTAGCAGATCTTTTGGGCACCAGTTTGGGTATGAGTAATTCCTTTTCTCACATCGAGAATGTTTCATTTGATCATATCATTTTGTAGTTTAACTTCACTAATATCAATACAATAGCTGGTTGCTCATCAGCCCTAAAGCACACGCTGCATTAAACGCTTGCAGACAAGGTGCTCACACAAGAGTTTTTTCGATTTTAATCAATAATTTTGTGTTATTAATTTCGATTCTGCCTTGCCTTCCTGTCAAGAAAAGGCTTCATGATCATTTGAGTTACAACTACaagtcattttttttttgctactttCAAAGGAGCAACTGATATAAATTGATGGTTTTATTATCCTTTAATAGGTACTGATTTGTCATGTGCAGGCTTCAGAAGAGCAACTGTTTTTGGTACAAGCTAGGAGCGTGAGGGGAAATTCAGCCTGTTCTTGATCATCTCATGTAAGAAGTTTGATTCTTGCTTTACATAAATGAGTAGCCGGACCTTACAAGACTGAATATCCTTTCACTGTCAGCACTGCTCTTTGTTTGATCCCACTTGTCTTGGTCTGACAATCGATTTTGTATTGCCTACTTAGTGCTTAGTGTGTAAATCAATTGCCACTGTTGATGTGTGTAGATATAGTTCAGAaaccaaaaattctgaaaatgcAGCTGCTATGGTCCAATTCTGAGTatacgcccgacccttggtcccggggtcggatgcgcccgaccccttgagggtggaactccacctcgcccgaccccgagtgaagctccgcgtcgcccgaccctgagtcctggggtcgggagtgtccgacccctaagcggaacgttggagtagttcgaggctatttttcaaaaaacccCCTGACATTTCGTGATATCAACCCGTAGTCCAATTCTGAGTATACGCCcaacccttggtcccggggtcggatgcgcccaatcccttgagggtggaactccgcctcgcccgacccttggtcccggggtcggatgcgtccgaccccttgagggtggaactccgcctcggccgaccccttggtcccggtgtcggatgcgcccgaccttggtcccggggtcggatgcgcccgaccccttgagggtggaactccgcctcgcccgaccccgagtgaagctccgcctcgcccgaccccgagtcctggggtcgggagtgtccgacccctgagcggaacgttggagtagtccgaggcaaagttaaatccgacgcgtagtcgaactcgaactggtGTATCTTGATGCAACTACAGTAAATAGTTACTAAAGTGTATCTTGATATAACATACACTTTAAAGAGTAATTATAGGTTTGGATTGATCTTCATCTGCATTTATTCTTACTTATAGCTGAGTGAACCATGGATCTTCATTTGTTAGATATGACATATTATCAGTTAATCAATAATTCCCCTTCTTAGTGTATGTTATATGGACTTCTCGATCGTGAAAACAATTGCAAATTTTGTGGCAGAAGAGTGAAAGGGTATTTTGCCTCTTCTGAAGTTTGTGCAGGGACTATCGTTTTGATGGAATCATCCGGGTCAATGCGGGATAGGAAACCTTTTACAGATCTCACCAACACAACAATCCAAGGTGAGGATACATTTGGACATTTGGTTCGTGATGTACTATTGTTACTCATTGTGTCATTCCAATATGATGAAGGTACGCAAACCCCACATCATGTAGATCCTAAGGAACGTGATAGAGAGCGCAAGAAATTCCTAGTTGCAACAATGTCTGATGAGAAGAGGATCGAATATAACCGTACAATCCGTGAGAGGCGTATGAGGAGAAAAACTGAACAGGGTGCCATTCAGCACATTCCAAACCATCATCAAGGTACTATTGTGTTCTTTGATTATCTCCACTCTTGCATCCTTATTTGTCATGATAAAATATTGACACTCTGAAGTTTACGTAGATGACACTGTACACATGGAGGCAGATGAAAACGATGGCTGGCTCCATAGGGGAGATTTGGGAGAAAATAAATACAAACTTTATGTGGGGACAACTGAATCAGGTGCGCCTGCACACTTTTGTTGTTTTGGAAAACATGAATGTTTTAGAAGGTGCTTTATTTTTATGATCTTTTAAAGATGGAGATGTTGGTTTAATCAATGATGAGGCTCCATGTGGTGAGATGGAAGATTTATGTGATCAGAGTTGTATCAGCCCTCTGTGTGAAGGAGGTAACCTGTGCTTAATAATCATATGATATGGCTATGATTTCAGGAATTTCTAACTCTAAAACGAATATCAAATGTTGTATCCAATATACTAAAATGTGGGTGTGTACCTACCCGCCTCTGTGTTCTCTCATGGTTAGTTGTATGTTGCTATGTCTAGAGCTACAGCTAGAACGAATATCAAAATCCTCGCCCTCCCACCTAACGCAGAGGCAGACGAGGAACATActaaaa encodes the following:
- the LOC101772416 gene encoding putative F-box protein At3g25750, with translation MDWSTLPADLVRLVAGHLHDPLDFLHLRAVCRSWRSAAASTPPPPFLPWLLARPTAHPTSSLSFFSLASGAARSVPAPSSSHRLLGPTRSHLLFSDTSHRLLLLNPLTGARLPLPDSPFPTSSPVIQGYHIPTAADGDSPAPVVLYSARKLFFHFDFMAGGEPTTKPVDRDGWTEVPVQDLVAENMYHDGKLFVCDDRGQVTIFDASTLAVVGAVPPPPPPAAPPRRDAFKCTALVPSGHELLCVIRYFARDGHGELLEDCGAGLEVYRLEMEIEKEDQLPQWRWIRLRSIGDRMLFIGLFQGFSFSTADFPGFKGDCIYFFKMERVKRSCIYRFSMEDGRTEELPGPWMHACTWFVPSLS